The DNA window TCGGAGAAAGAGGCCCAAACGGGTCGGCGGGTTCACCGGAAAACGCAGATCCGGCAGCAGGGACGCTTGTTCTGGAGATCTGGTTCTGTAACAAGCGAGCGGCTGCGGTTATACTCTTTTAGAAAGGACTACGCGGCCGGCCATGACAGTTGTAACAAGTGTTTCTGACTTCAGAAAACGTCTTGTCGATAGCACGCTGATGAAAGCGGAGCAGGTCGATCGTTTTCTGCAGAAGCTGCCGCCGCAAAGCCAGCCGGAAAGTGGAAATCGCCTGGGCCGCCTGCTGGTCAAAAGCGATCTGCTGACAGCCTACCAGGTGGAGCAGCTGTTGCTGCCCGACGGACGTCGCCTGGTGCTGGGAAACGTGGTTCTGCAGCAACCTCTGGCCAGCGGAGGGATGGGCGAAGTTTTCCGCGGCTATCACCGCCGGATGAAGCGGAACGCGGTCGTGAAAATGCTGCATGCCTCCGTCGGCGATGAGGCGGCCCAAAGGCGGTTTGAACGCGAGATCCAGGCGGCCGCGCGGCTCTCTCATCCCCATATTATCACCACCTTTGACGCCGACCAGATCGATGGCGCCTGGTACATGGTGATGGAATATGTCGAAGGCGTGGATCTGGCGACGCTGGTCGTCCGCTCGGGTCCCTTGCCTGTCGCCGCGGCGATCAGCTATGTCATGCAGGCGGCCCGCGGACTGGGTTACGCCCACAGCAAAGGGGTCATCCACCGCGATGTGAAGCCGAGCAACATTCTGGTCGACTCCAGCGGCGTGGTGAAGGTTTTCGACCTGGGGCTGGCCCGCTTTGAAGAAGGCCGCCGTCCCCAGGCCGACGAAAGCCTGACTGGCGAGCAGCAGATCGTCGGCACCGTGGAATACATGGCGCCGGAACAGGCTCGCGGGGGGAATATTGATCGCCGGTGCGACATTTACGGCCTCGGCTGCACTCTGCATCGCCTGTTGACCGGTTCCCCTCCCTATGTGGGAAGCGAGCTGATGCAAGTCCTGGTCGGCGACGTCGACCTGCCTTTTCCTGCTCTTCACGACATACGACCGGACTGCCCGCTGGAGCTGGAGACTGTTTTCCAGCGGATGATCGCCCGGCGCCCCGCTGACCGTTACCGGTCAATGAAAGAGGTGCTGACGGCGCTCAAGCCGATTGCCGCGGTGGTAGGCGTGAGCCCGCAGCCCCCTAAATTTTCGTTAGCCTCGCTTGCCGAGACTCAACCGATTCTTACTCCCGACCCCGATTCTCCTATGTCGTCGCCGGACCAGCCCACCGCCTGGGATCTTTCGCCCACCCTATCGCCAAACGCCCGCGCCCCCGAACTGGCGATTGGGATCGACCTGGGCACAACCCACTCCGCCCTGGCGTACCTCGATGAACATGGACGCCCGCAAACCGCCAACAACATGGAAGGGGACAAAACCACGCCCAGCGCCGTGTTCTTTGACGGGCCCGATGTGATTGTCGGTAAAGAGGCCGTCAAAGCGATGGGGGTCGACGCCTTGAATGTGGCGGAAACCTCAAAACGCGATCTGGGCTTCCAGTTTTATCACAAGCCGCTGGCCGGTCGGGAATTTCCGCCGCAAGCGCTGGAAGCCTGGATTCTGAACAAGCTGCGCGTCGACGCCGAGCGCACGCTGGGGCCGCTGCAGAAGGCCGTGATTACGGTGCCTGCGTACTTCGACGAGGTTCGCCGCAAAGCGACGCAGGACGCCGGTTACATCGCGGGCTTTGAGGTGCTCGACATCATCAATGAGCCGACAGCCGCCGCCCTGGCGTTCGGCTTTCGGCAGGGATATTTCGAGAAACAGGTCGGCGAAGGCGCCAGGAACATTCTCGTTTACGACCTGGGCGGCGGCACGTTCGATGTCACGGTGATGGAAATCGACGGCAACCGCTTCAAAGCACTCGCCACCGATGGCGACTGGCTGCTGGGCGGACGTGACTGGGACCAGCGCCTGATCGACTTCGTCGCTGAGGAGTTCATCAGGGCCCACGGACTGGATCCCCGCACCGACCCGAACGTCCACGGCATGCTGTGGCGGGAGTGCGAGGACGCCAAACGTACCCTGACGGCCCGGCAAAAAGCGATGGTCACAGTTTCCCATGCGGGACGTAACCATCGGGTCGAAGTCTCGCGAAAGGTCTTTCAAGAGGTCACCCAGGACCTGCTCGATCGCACGCTGTTCACGACCCGGCAGACCCTGCAGGCGGCAAACCTGGAATGGCCGGATCTCGATCGCGTCCTGCTGGTGGGCGGTTCCACCCGGATGCCGGCCGTGGTCGAAGCGCTGCGTAAAATGTCCGGCAAGGAGCCCGACTGCAGCATCTCTCCCGATGAAGCGGTCGCTCATGGCGCGGCCCTGTACGCCGGGTTGATCCTCAGCGAGCAATCGGGCCGCAAGCCGCAGTTCCTGGTGCAGAATGTCAACTCGCACAGCCTGGGCGTGATCGCCACTAACCAGCAAACGGGTCGCCGGCAAACGTCGGTCATGATTCCACGGAACACCCCGCTGCCGGTCACCGCCACGCAGAATTTCACAACCAGCCGCGACAACCAGAAATCCATTCATGTGCAAATCGTCGAAGGCGAAAGCAAGTCGCCCGAGGACTGCTATCCCCTGGGCGCCTGCACGCTGAGAAACTTGCCGCCCAACCTGCCGGCGCAAACGCGAATCGCCGTCCGTTTCCATTACGAAACAAACGGCCGCCTGGAAGTCACCGTGAAAGTCGACGGCGTTGACAACCCGCTTAAGCAGGAAATCACCCGCTCCACCGCGATGACGTCGGAACAGATCGATAGCTGGCGGCAATTTATTTCCGGTCGCGGGCCCGGCCCTGGCGCCGCCACCACCACCAAACCGACCTGACCGGCGTTTCTGCAGGCGGGCGGTCGCTGCCGGAAATACCAATTCTCGAGAAAAAGCCAGTTTTACCGGCCAAACAGATCCGCCCCGCCCCCTGGCGCCAGGCTACACTAGTAAAGAAAAGGCAGCACCCAAACATCAACGACAGGAGGTTTTCGTGACCGCCATGCAACGAGCCCTCGGTGCGATCGCATTCCTCGCTCTCGCCATCGCCAGTCTGACCGTAGCGTCGGCCCGCACCTGGACCGATGCGACCGGCAAGTTCCGCATGGAGGCTGAACTGGTCTCCGCCAACGACAGCCAGGTCGTCTTGAAAACGACCGACGGACGGGAGCTTACGGTGCCGCTGGCCCAGCTCAGCCGGAACGATCGCGTCTATCTGGCTCGCATCAAGGCGGCCGGAACCGACGCCCCGACGGAACCGACGGAACCGACGGGCAGCGACTCCGCAACGGATTCCCCCAACGCCATTCCCATGGGAACGCCCGGCCAGAATCCTGCCCCAGGCCAGTCGAACGAGGACGCCAACGGCCCGCAGTACGGCGAGCCGGTGACGCTTACCATCGTCAAAGGAGTGCGTATCACCACCCCCGGCGGGGCGCGGGGCGTTACCGCCACCTTCCCGATTCCCGCGACCTGGCCGGAGCAGGCGGTTGAGGAGCTGCAGACCGATCACCCTGCCAGCGTGCAGCGGGCCGGCACGCGCGATCTGCCAGGCGGGTCGCAACAGATCGTGCTGAGCATCCCCCTGATGAAAGCAGGCGAGGTGGCCGAGGTCGCCAATACCTACCGCGTGCAACGTCGCCCGATCGAGCCGCCGGCCGATACCAGCCGCCTGCAGCGTCCGCCGCGTCCGGTGGGCGAGTTACGCCAGTACCTGGGAGCCAGCCCCGGCATTCAAACAGCGAATACCCGCTTTCGAAAAACGGCCGAAGAAATCGCCGCCGGCGAAGTCGAAGGCTGGGCCCTGGTAAAAAAGACGTTCGACTGGGTGCGCGCCAATATGAAGTATGTCGGCGGGGAACTCCGCGGCGCGCTCTGGGCGGCCGAACACGGCCAGGGGGATTGCGAGGAGTACACCTCGCTGTTCATCGCCCTTTCGCGAGCGAACGGCGTTCCCGCCCGCGCGGTCTGGGTGCCCGGTCATTGCTATGCCGAATTTTACCTGGAAGATGCATCGGGCCGCGGCTGGTGGTTCCCGTGCGACGCCCTGCAGGAGAACGAACCCGGGCGGCTGAGACGGACCTTGCCGATCCTGCAGAAAGGGGACAGCTTCGAAGTGCCCGAGCTGCGCGGCAAGCAGCGTTACCTGTCGGAATCTTTGACCGCCCGCGACGTCGGCCGCGGCGCCCCGCCCCAGCTGGAAGCCATTCTGCGTAACGCGGACGCGGCGCCTTAACGGTCTGTCCCCGCAATCAATTTTACCGGCGGCGGCAAGCGATCGGCAGGGCCTCCGTTCCGGTTTGCCCTGGCGGGAAAGTCAGCCAGGGCGTTCCCTTGCATTCGTTGCAATCGTTACCACTCCTCTCGGGGGAGCCGGATCGTTTGGTCGCCAGGGTTGATTTTCTATTCGGTCGGGTGGAAACTAGAAGAACCGCCGGCGATGGTGCGGCGGCGCATCTCCCTTCCTGCCTTCATTTCGATCCTGCCAGCAACGATCCTTCCGCGCGATCCGCTTGAACGCCCTGGTCAGGGGCCATTCGAGCCGAATCGCCGAGACCGCCTGGCGCCGAGGTCCTCCTTCTTATGTCGATTCCGCTTTCATCTGCTGAAGTGCTCCAGCGAGAGTTCTTTGAAATGCGCGCCAAGCTGCTGGAGCTGGCTGCTTCCTTTGACCGGCTGGACCGCGCCGACGGCGAGGTGAAGGGCGACCCGCGCATGGCCCAAATTGAAGAAGCCCTGCGCGTGCTGCTGGATCAAAAACCGGATCGGGCCGAGCAGATCCAGCTGCTGTTTTCCCTGCCCTACGACGACGCCTGGCAGAAGGAATTCGCCATGCCCACGGCTCGATAGCCCGCCGCCGTTTGCATTTTCTTCTCTCCTCCTTTGAAGGCGGAAATTCATGGATTACTTTGACCCGCATATCCATATGGTGTCGCGCACGACCGACGACTACGAAACCCTGGCGCGCATGGGCTGCGTCGGCGTTTCAGAACCGGCGTTCTGGGCGGGCTTTGATCGCGGCAGCGTGGAGAGTTTCCGGGACTACTTCCGCCAGCTGACCGACTTTGAAGCAAAGCGGGCGGCCCAGTTTGGCATCCAGCACTATACCTGGCTGTGCATCAACGCCAAAGAGGCGGAAAACGTTGAGCTGTCGCGGGAGGTCATCGCCATGATTCCCGAATTCCTCGACTGCCCCGGCGTGCTGGGCATCGGCGAGATCGGCCTCAACAAAAACACCAAGAACGAAGCGACCATCTTTGTCGAGCACCTGGAACTGGCCGTCAAATACGACCAGCAGATCCTCATCCATACGCCCCACCTGGCAGACAAATACCAGGGCACCCGGATGATCCTTGACATGCTCTGCGACGACAGCCGGCTCGACCACAGCCGGGTGCTGGTCGACCATGTCGAAGAGCACACGGTTCGCCATGTGCTCGAAGAAGGCTTCTGGGCCGGCATGACGCTCTATCCCGTCACCAAATGCACGCCGGCCCGGGCGGTCGACATCATTGAAATGTACGGACCCGAGCGGTTAATGGCCAACTCGGCCGGCGACTGGGGCCCCTCCAAGCCGACCGCCGTCCCCGATCTGATCGTGGAGATGCGGCGTCGCGGCCATCCCGAAAGCCTGATCCGCAAGGTGGTTTACGAGAACCCTCTCGAGTTCTTCCGCCAGAGCCAGGGCTTCCAGTTTACCCCTCGCGACGCCGAACAGACGCGCGTCTAAAGGTTCAGAGATTCAGCGATCCCGTAGCGGACCTGGCAACGCCAGACAGTGAACTGGCGGGATCGACGTCAGCTGCGGCAACCATGCGTCGACATAGCCCCGGTCAGCCAGTTCCTGGAGCGACGCTCGCTCCCCGGGCGGCGGCGTCGCTTTCAGCAACCAACAGGCGTCGGCGTCCAGCACGCCGGCAAGGCGGGCTGCGATCGAATCGCTCGTCACCCGCCAGTCGCACGGCAGCGGTCGCGGCGGCTGATGCGGCTCCTCGGTCTGCAGCCAACGGCAAGGGTCAAAAATCACGGCCTGTGATCGCCCCGACTCCCCCAGGAAACGCAGGTCGGCCGACTCCGTTAACTGCGGCAATTCCGGCAGCAGCGCCCGCAGCACCTGGGCGGATGTCGACAGCAGGCCGATGCACAGGGCATGCGAGACGGCCTGTCCCAGTGCCTGGCGTTCATCATAAAAGCGGATCGCATCGGCCAGCTGGCCTCCACCCGCGATCAGCACGGTGCTGCCCGGCAAGGTCCTGAGCCAGGAAGCCAGCCGCGGCCCCAGTTTCGCAGCAGCCAGCAAGCTGCCGCCGACTTTGACGACCCGCAGCGGCGACTGCGGTCGGGCGTCGGGCGTCACGCATTTCCCCCTTCGCCGGCCAGCACCGCCAGGGCATGCGCTGTGGCGCAGCGGGAAACGAGCCAGCCCAGCTCACGGGTCAGGGAGACATAGCGAACCGGCAGCTCCAGTTTCTCCAGCGCCTTTCGAGCCAGAAACTCGCCATGGCCGGAAAGGATGATCGTTTCCGGCGGTTTCGGCATGCCCGAGATCACCTGCCTGGCGGCGGCGACAAGGGCATCGACCTGGGTCTGCATCACGGCCTGCGCGATCACGGCCGCATCGCGGTGGTTGAACTGGCTGTCGTCGGCGCAAACCATACGTCCCAGGCGGCGCCGGGCAGCGGCTTTGGTCGCGGGACGATGGTCGGCCGTTCGCAGATCGCCGGTTGATTCCGGCAGTACGCCCAGCAACAGGTAAGCGTCCCGGGTAGTGGCGAAAAACTCTTGCGCCACCGGGCACTTCTTGCCGCGGTAAACAGTCTCTTTCAGGACGGCGCAAACAGGGCTGCGTTCGATGCCCGTATAGACCAGCTCGCCACATACCAGACGGTCCGTATCCGTCAGGCCATGCGGGGCCGGATCGCCATGCCGCAGCGCGACCAGGTCGCAGGTGGTGGAACCGACATCGACCGCCAGCGAAGGACCGATCGGGGCGCAGCGGCCCACATAGGTCGTCAAGGCGCGCCAATTGGCGGCGGCCGCCGACAGGGGATTGGAGCGGGCCGCCTGGGGCGTCACCATTTTTCCGCTGGTGAGAAACACGCGCGTATGGCGTCCGTCGGCCGCGCCTTCCACCGCCGTCAGGATATGCTCGACGCCTTCGGTTTTGGTGTCAAAGCAGTCGGCCAGTTCGCCCGTCATGGCGACAATCAGACGATCCGACGGAGGCGCTTCGCTGATTGCCGTGCGTAGCTCCTGCTCCAGTAGCTCGGGCGTTTGCCATAAAGCGAAAGCCCGGGAAACAGCGTAACCGCGCCCGTCGGCCAGTTTGATGTTGGCCCCACCAATGTCCAAGCCCAACCAGTTCATATGCAGTCACCCGGCGATTTTCCCCTGGCAGTTTCGCCCCGGCTAACGGCCGACTCGATACAGGATTTGTGAATTTTTTAACCTTAACAGTACCGATTCCCCTTGGGCAGTCCCCATCATACAAGCGGCCGTATTCGAGATCTGCCGCAACGCTGCATACGAGGTCGTCAGTCGCGGATTTGCTTCAACGACCGTATCGGCCGTCCCCGCAGGATCGTTCCCCAGCACCAGGTCGAAGCCCGCATACCCCGTCAATGGCGGCAACGCGCGGAGCGCCGCCCTTACCAGCCGCTGGGCCCGTTCCTGCAACGAAGCTGCCAGCGGGCCAGCCGCTCCTTGATAGACGAAGTCGCCGGCCGAAAGCAGCTGCTCAAACGCCGGCAACAGAACGGGCGGACGATCCCCGCCCCCCAGCACCGCCAGGCTGGCCGCCATCCCCGGCGCAAACGCCTGTACCAGCAGCTGCTCCTGCTCCGCCGCGTCCGTCGTCGCCAGCAGATGCTCCAGGTCGCCCCGCTCCTGCAGCAATCGCAACCCTTGCGACCCGGCGCCGGCCCGCGGTTTGAGGATCGCCGGAAAGAACAGCCGCTTGCCCGCCGCCGCGGCATCGGCCAGCAAAAACGTGGCCGGCGTGGGCGCTCCGGCCGCTTCCAGCAGGCTGGCAAATCGCAGCTTGTCGGACGTCGCGGTGATGAAGGCTTCGCCCGGACTCAGCAAACGTACGCCAGCCTGCAGGGCCCAGCGGCAACGACGCAGCAGAATCTGATCGAACTCAGGAGCAATCAGCAGGGCTGCGTCGCAGCGTTTCGCGACCCGCGAAAAGGCCAGCTCTTCCGCGACCCGGCTGTCAACAGACGTCAGCTCGCCCAGGTGTCGGAAGTGCGGCAAGCGAACATCGCGCAAGAGATACGTTTGATGCCCGAGAGCGGTAAGATCTTCGGCGACGGCCGCCGCCATCGCGGAGCCTTCTGCCAGCAGCGAACCGGTCGGCGGTTCGCTTGACTGCTCAAACCAGCCTCCGCCGGTGACGTACTCATAAACAAAAACGCGCACCGCAGGACTCGCTTTCCAGCCAGACGGTCAGTCGTTTTCGTACTGCGCATGAAAGCCGTGTGTTTTCAGCCGGATGCGCACCAGCCCCTGGTCCACGGTGATGTAGAGCATATTACTCTCTTCTCCCAGGCCGAACTCCACATTGCTGGGCAATCCGACGACCGGCTTTTCCGGCGTGGGACGCTGGTTAGCGGGCCCGGTCGGAATGTAGCCGATCTCTTTCCCTTCGGGATTGATAACCATCACCCCCGGCAGCGATTCATCGCGAACACTCAAGTAGATATTGCCGTCGCGATCCACCGTCATGCCGTCGCAGCCGAACTGGTCGCCAAAATCCACCAGCCGCCGCTTCGGTCCCGCGATTAGCCCCTGATCGTCCAGGGGATAAGCGACGATCTCCTGCACGCCCAGCGGCGGCCGTGGTTTGGTCGGGTCGATCCGATCCGTCCCGTTATCCAGGTCCGAAACGATCAACGTTTTTCCGTCGGGAGCGATGGCCAGGCCGTTCGGTTTGGCAATGTCCTTCGTCAGCTCCATCACCGTACCATCGGTGTCGATCCGATACACCGAACGACGCGTCAGCTCCCGTTCTTCGTCGCCCACGTAACGCGGATCGCTGAAGTAGATCCGGCCCGCCTTGTCCAGGCAGATATCGTTTGGCGAGTTGAACCGCTTCCCGTCAAAACGATCGGCAACCACCGTCCGTTTCTTCGTCCGCGTATCCCACCGCACGATGCGCCGTCCGCCATGGTCGGCCCCCTCGCAAGCGACCAGCTTGCCTTGCCGGTCGAAGACCAGGCCGTTTGACTTGCCCGAATTGGCGACGAACACGGTCGTTTGTTTCGTCTGCGGGTTGAATCGCAGAATCATGCCCGAATCGTTGCCGAAGGGAATATCGCTGAAATAGATCGAGCCATCCGGCGCCACGGCCGGACCTTCAGTCAAGCCGCCTCGAATGCCGGCGGTACGGGTGAACAGCGGCTCTAGCCTGGAGTCGGGCGAAACAATGGCGTCGCCTTCAGGGGGAGGAACTTCCGCCGCCTGGGCAAGTACCGCGAAACAGAGCAGGCCGACTCCAGCAAAAAAACGCATCGCAAGCTCCTCAAGTAGAACTAACTGAACAGGCAGGAGCCGCTACGGCCCCGGCGAATGTTGCTGGGCGCGATTGCCCTATACTTGTCGCAATCTGGCCCATCCCGCAAGCGGCCGCCTGCTTGCGGGATAAACGTTTCATCACTCCCAGCTTGTTTAATACTGGTTCTGAGCACTCCGGTCGCCGAAGCCGGCGTCGCCGCCAAACGACTGCCGCACCGTACGTGCTTTGACTTCGTCGTGCAAGCGACGGATCGCCTCGTCGACGCTCATCGCTCCCAGATCGCCGTCAATACGATCCCGCACCGAGACAGTCCCGGCTTCCTGGTCCCGCGGTCCGACGACAAACATATAAGGCGTTAAATCGATCTGGGCGTCGCGAATCTTGGCGCCAAGTTTTTCCGACCGGTAGTCGCCCGTCGCTCGCAGTCCAGTCGCCCGGGCCGTGCGTTCGATCGACAGGGCGTAGTCCGATGACTTCTCGCTGACCGGCAGCACGCGGACCTGTTCCGGCGCCAGCCACAGCGGGAACGCTCCGGCAAAGTGTTCAATCAGCACGCCAATGAACCGCTCCATCGAACCCAAAGGCGCGCGGTGAATCATCACCGGCTGATGCCGGGAGTTATCGGCTCCGATGTATTCCAGGTCAAAGCGTTCCTTGCTGGGCAGGTTATAGTCCAGTTGCACCGTGCCCAGTTGCCATTCGCGGCCGAGACAGTCCGTGACCACGAAGTCGGCTTTCGGCCCGTAGAAGGCTGCTTCCCCTTCTTCGGCTTCGGCCGTGATCCCCAGGCTGCGGCAGACTTCGACAATGGCGTCCTGGGCGCGTTCCCAGTTCTCTTCATTGCCGACGTACTTGTCGCTTTTGGGATCGCGGAAACCCAGACGCACGCGGTAATCCTTCAGGCCCAGCGTATCCAGCACAAACTGGGTCATTTCCAGACAGGCCCGGAACTCGCTGGCGACCTGGTCGTCGGTGCAGAAAATATGGGCGTCGTCCTGGGTGAAACCGCGGACGCGGGTCATGCCGGAGATTTCGCCCGACTGTTCGTAGCGATACACGGTGCCAAACTCCGCCAGCCGCAAGGGCAGGTCGCGGTAGCTGCGCGGTTTGGCCTTGTAGATCATGGTGTGATGCGGGCAGTTCATCGGCTTGAGCAGATACCGTTCGTCTTCGCTCATAACGATTGGCGTGAACTGGCTGTCGCTGTAGTAGGGGAAGTGGCCCGAGGTTTCGTACAGCTCGACCCGGCCAATGTTGGGCGTATAGACGGGCTCGTAACCGCGGCGATCCAGCTCGTCCTTGACGAACGTTTCCAGCGTGCTGCGAATCCGGGCGCCTTTGGGCTGCCACAGAATCAGGCCGGAACCAACCAGCGGGCTGATGGTGAACAGATCGAGCTTTTTCCCCAGCACGCGGTGATCGCGTTTTTTGGCCTCTTCAATCCGCTGCAGATGTTCTTCCAGATCTTTGTCATTAAAGAACGCGGTCGCGTACAACCGCTGCAGCTGGGCGCGGGACTGGTCCCCTTTCCAGTAGGCTCCGGCCACCGATAGCAACTTGAAGGCGCCAATGGCGGCGGCGCTGGGAATATGGGGCCCGCGACAAAGATCGATAAACTCGCCCTGGCGATAGAAGCTGACCGTGTCATGTTCGGCCAGGCCTTCTTCGATATGTTCGACCTTGTACTTTTGATCCAGGCCGCGGCAAATTTTCAGAGCTTCGGCCGACTCGGCTTCCGAGCGGACGAAGGGTTCGTCCTCGGCGATGATCTTCCGCATTTCTGCTTCGATCGCCGGGAAGTCGTCCTCGCTGAGGGAATGCTCCAGCCCAAAGTCGTAGTAAAAGCCGCCTTCGATGGTCGGCCCGAACGCCAGCTGCACCCCTTCAAACAGCCGCATCACGGCCCGCGCCATAATATGGGCGCAGCTATGCCGCATGACGCCCAGCGCCTCGGGGTTTTTGTCGGTGAACAGCTTCAGGGCGACTTCGCCCGATCTGGGCAAGGGATAGTCGAGCCCGACGATCGTGCCATCGACTTCCGCGGCCAGGGCCGCTTTTGCCAGTCGCGGGCCGATCGTGGCGGCGACATCGGCGGGGGTCACTGACTCGGCAAACTCTTTGACGCTTCCATCAGGCAAAGTGACGTTGAGCATTGGATCCATCAATTTCTCGGAGAATTATGGGGGAACGGACGTCTGCACAAACGACGTCTTCACACATCCACCCACAAGCGGCGCCGCGGTTTCCCCGCAACGGAGTCAAGTATAGGCGCAACCAGGCGCCCAACAAAAGGACACTTTCGCGGCAACCGGGGTTCGGCGGAACCCTTCGCTCCGCGTCCCGGTCGCCTGGCCCGGTCCGGCCGGAAGGCGCTGGGGATTTTCTCCCCCCCTTAACTGGCCTCCAGGGCGACGATCGGCTATCATCCTCAAAGGTAGATCGGATGGGTACTCGACCGCATCCCCGCCTGCGACCTCAGGTTAAGGAACTCCCTGCGATGGAAGGTCTCGTTTTACTCGCCGTTATCGGCGGCGTTCTGGGTTTTGGCTTGTTGATGCTGGCAATCGTTTTTATGCGATACGGCGCCAAATGGTTCCAGGCATTCATGTCAGGCGCCGATGTCAGCATGTGGAGCCTGGTCGGCATGGATTTTCGCCAGGTGGATATTGCGACCATGTTGGCGACCAAAATTAAAGCAGCCCAGGCCGGCCTGGATATCAGCCACGGCGGCGTCAGCACGACCCGCCTGGAAGCCCATTACCTGGCCGGCGGCAGCGTGGTGAATGTGGTGCAGGCGATCATCGCCGCCCATCGCGCCGGTATCGACCTGGACTTCGACCGGGCGGCCGCGATTGACCTCGCCGGTCGCGATGTGGTCGACGCCGTGCGAACCAGCGTGCTACCCAAAGTGATCGACTGCCCCGATCCCCGTCGCAGCGGCAAAACGACCCTCAGCGCCATCGCACGTAACGGCGTGGAACTACGCGTGCGAGCCCGGGTGACGGTTCGCACCAACCTGGAACAGTTGATCGGCGGAGCCACCGAAGAGACGATCATCGCCCGCGTGGGCGAGAGTATCATTTCCTCGATCGGTTCGTCCGACACCCACCTGCAGGTGCTGGAAAATCCCGACCGCATCTCCAAGGCGGTGCTCGCCCGTGGACTCGACGCCCATACGGCGTTCCAGATCGTGTCGATCGACATCGCAGATATCGACGTGGGCGAGAACATCGGCGCCCGA is part of the Lignipirellula cremea genome and encodes:
- the thrS gene encoding threonine--tRNA ligase, with translation MLNVTLPDGSVKEFAESVTPADVAATIGPRLAKAALAAEVDGTIVGLDYPLPRSGEVALKLFTDKNPEALGVMRHSCAHIMARAVMRLFEGVQLAFGPTIEGGFYYDFGLEHSLSEDDFPAIEAEMRKIIAEDEPFVRSEAESAEALKICRGLDQKYKVEHIEEGLAEHDTVSFYRQGEFIDLCRGPHIPSAAAIGAFKLLSVAGAYWKGDQSRAQLQRLYATAFFNDKDLEEHLQRIEEAKKRDHRVLGKKLDLFTISPLVGSGLILWQPKGARIRSTLETFVKDELDRRGYEPVYTPNIGRVELYETSGHFPYYSDSQFTPIVMSEDERYLLKPMNCPHHTMIYKAKPRSYRDLPLRLAEFGTVYRYEQSGEISGMTRVRGFTQDDAHIFCTDDQVASEFRACLEMTQFVLDTLGLKDYRVRLGFRDPKSDKYVGNEENWERAQDAIVEVCRSLGITAEAEEGEAAFYGPKADFVVTDCLGREWQLGTVQLDYNLPSKERFDLEYIGADNSRHQPVMIHRAPLGSMERFIGVLIEHFAGAFPLWLAPEQVRVLPVSEKSSDYALSIERTARATGLRATGDYRSEKLGAKIRDAQIDLTPYMFVVGPRDQEAGTVSVRDRIDGDLGAMSVDEAIRRLHDEVKARTVRQSFGGDAGFGDRSAQNQY
- the floA gene encoding flotillin-like protein FloA (flotillin-like protein involved in membrane lipid rafts), with the protein product MEGLVLLAVIGGVLGFGLLMLAIVFMRYGAKWFQAFMSGADVSMWSLVGMDFRQVDIATMLATKIKAAQAGLDISHGGVSTTRLEAHYLAGGSVVNVVQAIIAAHRAGIDLDFDRAAAIDLAGRDVVDAVRTSVLPKVIDCPDPRRSGKTTLSAIARNGVELRVRARVTVRTNLEQLIGGATEETIIARVGESIISSIGSSDTHLQVLENPDRISKAVLARGLDAHTAFQIVSIDIADIDVGENIGARLQADQAEADTRVARAEAERRRAEAVAVEQENKAKVAANRAQVVLAEAAVPRAMADAFRKGRLEVAPQDGYADPGTTA